The window AGGAGAAAGGCTGAAATAAATGAGTATCCAAccttaaaaagtaagaaaaggaaCAACTGAAAAGactcaataaagtagaagtaaggaaacaattaagataaaattaagaCATTAGTGAAATAGAATACAGAGATGAATGCCAGAGCAAAGCTGGGTTTTtacaaaagacatgaacagaccTCTGGCAAGATTGatcaaggaaaaaaagcaatataaataCACAGTGTTAGGGATTGAAAATAAGACATAACTACTAGGAAATATCCTGACCCAAGTTTCTTCACACCACCACTGACTTTTCTCTCAAGGACTTTTTTCTTGCCTATTATAGACCTGAGCCCTCAATTGCTTTAGTCAGGGCTCACAGGAAGCATCTTATCTTGCTCTGTAGACCTCTGCCTGTGTTGCACGTTCAGACCCAACATGTGGAAATCACCCACTTCTGATTCAGGGCAAAAGATAAAGCTAAAGGATTCTGTAGTTGATACAGCATACCTTGGCAATATGGCAGGTTTgtttccagaccactgcaataaagtgaatgtTGCAATCAAGTGAGTCACGAATATTTTGCTTTCCAGTGCATGGTGGCtcgatgataaagaatccatctgccagtgcaggagatgcaagagatgtgggttcaattcctgggtctggaagatctcctggaataggaaaatggcaacccactccagtatttcctgcctgaaaaattccaaggacagaggagcctggcgggctatagttcacagggttgcaaagagttggacatgactgagcatacatacacacacacacacacacacacacacacaggcacacaaaagCTTATACCATACTTTAGACTGTAAACTGTACAATAACATTacatccaataaaaaaaaaaactttttaaatttagaaatactTTGTTGCTCTTTGCAAAGTGTTGCTCTTAGAAATACTTTGTTGGCCATATATGGCTGCCACAAACCTACAAATGGTGGAAACCACAGTATCTTGGAAGTACAATATAAGGAGGTATACCTATTAATGAACTCTGCCGTCTTACAGACACTGGGTAGGGAAGGCAAGGAATTCCACGGCTCTGATGTCCCAGGATAAAAGGGCTTGTAGCTTACCACAAGCAGTACTAGCCACGAATGATGGAAATGTCATAAACCACAGGGAACAACATGATAACCCTCACCCAGTGGATGAGTTGGATTTAAGAGACCCACTGCTGTTCTTTGCCCCTTAAGCTCGGCACAGGAGAACTTGCCCTGGTTCTGTTTCATTGTTCCCCTTTTTGAGCCCCCTTCTCCCCAAAACACAGTAACCCAGGCTGGCAAATCTAGTCTCATACGGCCACACTTAAGCTCCCATTTCCTTTCTCCGCAGCTGGCTGTCCGGCTCGCCTCCTCCAGTACCCTGCCAGGGAGGCGCCCCCGCTCTGCAGCTTCTGTAGCCTTTTATCAAAGGCTCTGCGCACAGCTGaggaggagaaatagaaaatcaaaggGTCGATGCAGGCATTGAGAGCAGTGAGCATCACGGCGCAGACCCGCCACCTTTCGCTGGTCTTATGGAAGAAGCCCACCACGTGAGACACATTGTAGGGCCCGAAACAGACCAGGAAATTGAACAGCGTCGCAACAACCAGCACCACGGCTCTCCAGCGCTTCCGGGTCGGTGCTTGCGGCTGGGAGAGAATGATTCGCACCAAACGCCAGTAACAGAAGATGGTGACCCCCATGGGgatgaaaaagaggaggaggcaCAGTTCCAGCCGCACCGGAAGCACCACGCGCAGCTGCTCTTGGGTGAAGTTGTCATAGCAGACAGGGAGGCTGTTGGCCTCGCGCGACGAGTTGGTTGGTAAGTACTGGACAATGATCACAATGCTACAGTGTCCGAAGGACAAGAGCCAGATGGCCACGGCAGCGATCACTCCGTACACGGGCCGGCGGTTCAGCTTGTACTGCACGGGGAAAGCCACGCTGCGGTAGCGCTCCACGCTGATGCCCACCAGCAGCCACGTGCTGCAGTAGATGCTGCAGTGGAAGCCGAAACCTGTGAGGGCACAGAGCGTGTTCCCCAGGGGCCAGGCGAAATCATGCGCAGCCTCAACCATCTTgaagggcagcagcagcagcagcaggaggtcGGCCAGCGTCAGGCTGAGGAGGAGGATGTGGATGGGTGCGGGGTGGGGCCGGCAAACACGCCCCACGAAGGCCTGCAGCGCCAGGAGGTTGGCAGGGAGACCGAGGACGAAAGATAGAAAGTAGACAAGGAGAAGTCCCAGGTTTTGGGGACTTGGGGCCATCCTTCCTGAAGAGACAAAAGATGCTGTCAGAATTCTCTCTGACTTTGAATTTCCTAGCCCCAGATCAAGGCGAATCGGACTCTTTGCGTCTCCCCTCTGTTTCACTAAGGGATTATTGCCTACCCTGCAGACGGAACACTATTCTTCTTCCTGGGTGTCAGGGAGAAAGAACTTGTCCTTCTTCACAACAAAATTGTGCTTTTTTGCTTCACAACAAAATTACTTCTTTAGAATCTACACAACAGAATTAcacaagaaaattatttctttagaatCTTTCACTTCTCCATTTCCACCCTGCAAAttgagagagagcgagagagagagagagtcttaAGAGTTTTGATGTCTCAGAAGCTCCCACAGGAAAAGTTCTGAGGTCTCCAAGTCCCCAGTagaaagggggacttccctggtggtccagtggttaagaatctgcctgccaatgcaagggacacgagttcaatccttggtctagGAAGATTCGCCTGCCTctgggtaactaagcccatgtgccccaactactgagcctgcatactctagagcccatgctccacaacaagagaagtcaccacaatgaagGGTCGGTCTCCcccactcattgcaactagagaaagcccctgcacagcgacaaagacccagagcagcccaaaacaaataaacaaaaaatttttttttcaaaaaaaaaaaaaaggacactgtGTGAGGGCTGTGCGGTCCTCTGTCTTAAGTACCTAGAACTGTGCCCGACACATAGCAGATGCTGAATCAACTTCTGTCAGTCAATGAATGGCTGTGTGAACTGTGGTTCCTCACGAAGACTGGGTAACCCCAAGACTATCTCTGAACATTTCCAAAATCTACTTGACCTGCTTGTGGCTTTTTCCTCTCCTGATCTTtgacctcttttctttttcttttctctccccaaGTCACAGGGCTTGAACACAAGATTCTCAGCTTCACCTCTGAAAATGGGAGTTTGGTTGAGCTTGAGGGGAAAGCAGCTCAAGCCCAAGGTGAGCCTCAGATGCCCCCCTTCTCAGTTCTATGCGGAGCCATTCAAAGACAACCTGTAGATTTCAGGTAGggtaacagaggagcctgaccgggACCAGGATTCTAGTCCAGGCCATGCCATGGATCAGTCATGTGACTCTGGGAATCATTCTAAGTCCTCCCAGCATCggcttttttccttctgcttcacaTATAACCATTGATTTCACCAGAACCACCACAGTTCCCATAGGCTGCCAGCCAGTTCACCCCTTCTCCCCCTTAAAGAAAGCATATACGTGAGATGTATGTCAATCAAGAATAACCTTTAATCTCCTTATACACACTATTGTGTGCTTcgtaggtggctcagtggtaaagaatttgcctgccaatgcaggttggATCGCTgagcctggaagatcccctggagaaggaaatggcaacccactccagtattcttacctggagaattccatggacaaaggagcctggtgggctacagtccatggggtagcaagagtcagacacgacttagtaactaaacaacaacaacaacacactgCTATATCTCAGATGGACAGCCAGCAAAgtcccactgtacagcacagggaactctgctcaatgttaggcAGAAACCTGGATTGGAGGGGCGTttaggggagaagggatacacgtatatgcatggctgagtccctttgctgttcacttggaactatcacaacattgttaattggctattctccattatgaaataaaaagttttaaaaaaaagagtaatgtTTAATCTCCTTTCATTCATCATTAACAagtgtacatttaaaattaacttgAGTCCTTAACCTGTTACTGGTAACATATTACTGGTGGCCCACCCGTGTATCTCACTTCTAAATTGGAAAAATCTCAGAAGTAGAGGGCCCTGTGAAAAGGGAGACTACCCAACTCAGTGAACTcaccttttctgttcctcctGTGCTTGCCTGTGCCTTGGCCCTCACCAGCACCCTCTCTCCCTTGACTTATCCTGGCCCCCTTTCATTTCCATGaccttcttccctcctctccttctagAGTCAACCCCATACTCTGCTCCCTCTTCCTAAGTTTATCTACCCAAACTCCTTCCATCCCCCTTCCACCTACAGTTGTGATCCCAACAGCCTCTTCCTTGAGCACAAGCAAAGTCAGGAGCCTTGCCTTTTCCTGGAAGCAGATGGATGGCTTTGCAAATATGTCAGGTCTCAGAAGCAAGTCGAACCTTGTCTAACTGCACCACCTTTCCACTTCCCCCAAAAAACAACAGTTTTTTATACCTAGAGGAGCCACGTGGTCAAAAAGAGAAAGGTCAATAGTTGAGCTCTTGCCAAGGCAACTCTACCTGGATCCCCCACCAAATTCTGCCCCACCAAACATATTTCTTCCAGAATCCAGATCGTAGTCGGTCTTTTGAGCTTTCTCCTCCTTCTGCTTTCCAAGtaatctcttctctctcctttctgtggGCCATTATTCCAAACAATTTTGCACACTCATCCACTTCCTGCTCCCTCTGCTCTTTCCTCAcctgtccccccccacccccaccccatcttttCTCTCAAGGCCCCTGGCCTGATCAATTTCCTGTTCTCTTTCCAGGCAGCTCTGGCTGGATCTGGTTAATATCTTGAGCATTGTCTGACTTCCTCTGGCCCTTTAGGTCCCTTCTTAACAGATATTTTTTCCTTGGACTCAGACTATCCATGTAACATGTAACATGGACTCAGTCCATGTTGCTGCCAGGCAGCCTGTTTCTGgctcttctcctctcccttcttctccCCTCTGGAGTCATTCCCCTCCCACCATGATCTCTGTCCCGCTTGGATCACCCTCTCTTCTCACTGTTCTCTCATTAACCTGTTTAGGGTCCACATTGTTCCCTGCTAGCATCTCAAGGCAGACATACAAGATACTTATCTCTCCTCAGGAAACGTGCTTATCTATCCACTGGCTGCCTGACACTTCCAACAGAGGCTCTGGTTCTCTCCCCATGACCCAGGAAACATGACCCTCAGCTGTTTCTCCTCCAGAAAGGATCTCTTCTCACTTAGCTCATCACTCCCCACCTTGGTACCCACGTGGTCTCTCTACATTTCTGCAGCCTGCCCTTTGTAACCCGCGTGGTGTGTATCCTAGAATGGGCACCTAGGAAGTGGTTTTGATGCTTGATACACAGGAGACGAAGGCAACATAATTATCTTTCGTTCTCTACCAAGGTATTTTGTGCTGTTTTACTGTCTGCATGTGATTGAGCAAGAGAAACTTACTGGAAAGGTGAAGATGGCCGGATAAGGATAAGGCTGCTTTCATCAGCTTAAAATGCTGAGAGAGGGATCTCTTTTCTCCATCCTCATCCCCCAGCCATGCAGACCTGCAGAACCCTCTCTTCTAGCAGGTGCCAGGACCCTGGGCCATTTTCAAAGCCTCAGGAATCTCTTAGGAAACCCCCTTTTGGCTTGGAAAATGGCAGTGCCTCCTGAAGTGAGTCTAGGTAAGGTCAGTTCTCCTGGAAATGACTATTTTGAAGTCTGTCCTTAGGAAAAGAAACTAGCACAGTCCCTTGATTATGATAGGCACGTGatcattgttgtttagtggctaagtcatgttcaaGCATTTTGcggccgcatggactgtagccccccaggctcctctgtccatgggatttcccaggcagggatactggagtgggtggccattcccccctccaggggatcttcctgacccagggattgagcccacatctcctgcattggcaggcagattctttaccgctgagccaccagggaagcccaggcacttGATTACTTGTGGCTGGGAGTAGAAGGACTGGAGTTGGATGTGCCTGTAAGAGCTTATTAGCTGATGATACTAGCAGAGTGAGTCAGAACCTGTGctttttaccttctttttttaatctccatcCTGTTCCCCAAGTCACAGTATTGGGACATCCGTGGTGTCCCTAAGACCCCAGCCATATGGGCATTCAGACTAAGTTGTTAACTAAATCACAGAGCTTCAGGGACCCCACCCAGTGGCATCATGGGAGTGGGCAGTGCAGCATCTCCAGTCCAACTCAACTAAGTTTACCTCGGAGTGAGTCACACTGCTCCCCACCGTGCCACACCTGTCACCAGCACCCTGCTTCCCAGCCATCAAAGGCCCTGTGCAAGGCGTGGTTCTGGATGCTGgggacatgagtgagcaagaCACAGGGTAAACAGGTAAACACACAAACATtcaaatgaaggaaggaagcaaaTCTAAAGAGTCTGGCATAGGGCTTTCTTTAGGTAAGGCTGTCAGGACAGGCCTGCGCTGAAGAGGG of the Cervus canadensis isolate Bull #8, Minnesota chromosome 18, ASM1932006v1, whole genome shotgun sequence genome contains:
- the LOC122421288 gene encoding free fatty acid receptor 2-like, with the protein product MAPSPQNLGLLLVYFLSFVLGLPANLLALQAFVGRVCRPHPAPIHILLLSLTLADLLLLLLLPFKMVEAAHDFAWPLGNTLCALTGFGFHCSIYCSTWLLVGISVERYRSVAFPVQYKLNRRPVYGVIAAVAIWLLSFGHCSIVIIVQYLPTNSSREANSLPVCYDNFTQEQLRVVLPVRLELCLLLFFIPMGVTIFCYWRLVRIILSQPQAPTRKRWRAVVLVVATLFNFLVCFGPYNVSHVVGFFHKTSERWRVCAVMLTALNACIDPLIFYFSSSAVRRAFDKRLQKLQSGGASLAGYWRRRAGQPAAEKGNGSLSVAV